A region from the Bacteroidota bacterium genome encodes:
- a CDS encoding ABC transporter permease subunit — protein MFKIAKYVIYDILRSKVILAYTFFLLVVSLSLFLMDSDASKSLISLMTVIMIIVPLVSIIFSTTYFYNAYEFIELLAAQPLRRNTILLGEYFGVIISLLFALAVGVGVPVCIWSFNSTGMVLLASGAALSLAFTSIAFLTSVATRDKSKGIGIALLLWFYFSVIYDGLVLAILFVFNDYPFERAVIELTSLNPIDLGRIIILLKFDISALMGFTGAVYKQFFGSYFGFLYSAVIMLLWITIPLWFSVRIFKKKNI, from the coding sequence ATGTTTAAAATTGCCAAATACGTCATATACGACATCTTGCGAAGCAAGGTGATTCTAGCTTATACTTTCTTCCTGCTAGTCGTTTCTCTGAGTCTTTTTTTGATGGACAGCGATGCTTCAAAAAGTCTCATCAGTTTAATGACGGTGATAATGATTATTGTACCACTCGTCAGCATCATATTCTCTACCACATATTTTTATAATGCTTACGAGTTCATTGAATTGCTGGCGGCTCAGCCTTTGCGACGGAACACGATTCTTCTGGGAGAATATTTTGGTGTCATCATCTCCCTGCTCTTTGCGCTGGCGGTCGGTGTGGGTGTGCCCGTCTGCATCTGGTCTTTTAATTCTACCGGCATGGTTCTTCTTGCTTCCGGTGCGGCGCTTTCGCTTGCGTTCACCTCCATCGCCTTTCTGACCTCTGTCGCCACACGGGATAAATCTAAAGGCATTGGCATCGCTCTTCTACTTTGGTTCTACTTTTCAGTTATTTATGATGGATTGGTACTGGCCATTCTTTTTGTTTTCAATGACTATCCGTTCGAGCGGGCAGTAATAGAACTTACTTCACTCAACCCGATTGACCTGGGGCGAATCATTATTTTGCTCAAATTCGACATCTCTGCACTCATGGGTTTTACTGGTGCGGTTTACAAACAGTTTTTCGGCAGCTACTTTGGCTTCCTCTACTCCGCGGTGATTATGCTGCTCTGGATTACCATTCCTCTTTGGTTCTCCGTCCGAATTTTCAAGAAGAAAAACATCTAG
- a CDS encoding response regulator, with amino-acid sequence MSKKIVLIEDNKAVRENIAEILELAEYKVLASPNGKKGVDLILKESPDLIICDIMMPELDGYGVLHMLNKNPKTSSIPFIFLTAKAERTDFRKGMEMGADDYITKPFDDIELLNAIEVRLKKAELMKTEFASNVDGINGFLEQTRTNGFADLTKGDREIRTFKKKQMVYTHGHRPSYLFFMVKGIVKSFRMNEDGKELITSLYKAGDFMGYTALLEESAYADNAEAMEDSEVMLIPQVDFHILLNSDAQVAKRFIKLLSHNLIDREDALLNLAYNSLRKRVATALLHVYDKFKKTPGDKPKLEVPREDLAQVVGTATESLIRTLSDFKSEKLIEISDGKIKVLDESRLKNLLN; translated from the coding sequence ATGAGTAAAAAGATTGTATTAATTGAGGATAATAAAGCTGTTCGGGAGAATATTGCTGAAATTCTGGAACTGGCTGAATATAAGGTGCTGGCCTCGCCCAATGGGAAGAAAGGAGTGGACCTCATTTTAAAGGAAAGCCCTGACTTGATTATTTGTGACATTATGATGCCTGAACTGGATGGTTACGGGGTGTTGCACATGCTGAATAAAAACCCAAAAACATCGTCTATCCCCTTTATATTTTTGACGGCCAAGGCAGAAAGAACAGACTTTCGCAAAGGGATGGAAATGGGTGCGGATGATTACATCACGAAACCTTTTGATGACATCGAACTGCTGAATGCGATAGAAGTTCGATTGAAGAAAGCAGAACTGATGAAAACCGAATTTGCTTCCAATGTGGATGGCATCAATGGTTTTCTTGAGCAGACACGCACCAACGGTTTTGCAGATTTAACGAAAGGCGATCGAGAAATTCGGACATTCAAGAAGAAGCAGATGGTCTATACACATGGCCATCGTCCTTCGTATTTATTTTTTATGGTAAAAGGAATCGTCAAATCATTTCGTATGAATGAGGATGGCAAAGAGCTTATTACTTCCCTATACAAGGCAGGAGATTTTATGGGTTATACAGCTTTGTTGGAAGAGTCTGCTTATGCCGATAATGCCGAGGCTATGGAGGACAGTGAAGTCATGCTCATCCCACAAGTTGACTTTCACATCTTGTTAAACAGCGATGCACAAGTAGCGAAACGCTTTATAAAGTTATTGTCTCACAATCTAATTGATCGCGAGGATGCCTTGCTAAATCTTGCTTATAACTCGCTGCGCAAACGAGTAGCAACTGCTTTGCTACATGTTTATGATAAGTTCAAAAAAACACCCGGAGACAAACCAAAACTAGAGGTTCCTCGAGAGGATTTAGCACAAGTGGTAGGAACAGCGACCGAGAGTTTGATTCGGACGCTCAGTGATTTTAAGAGTGAGAAGTTGATTGAGATTTCGGATGGCAAAATAAAAGTGCTTGATGAAAGTCGGTTAAAAAATCTACTGAATTAA
- a CDS encoding nitrous oxide reductase accessory protein NosL, which produces MDKKFGAELVNKKGKVQKFDSGECMMNYLKIDAAYQAGHFLIINYESPGELLNAETAVYLQGGQVRSPMGGKLAAFASKQGAEKFQVEMQGEILSWEEVKRLDF; this is translated from the coding sequence ATGGATAAAAAATTTGGAGCGGAGTTGGTTAATAAGAAGGGGAAGGTGCAAAAGTTTGACTCTGGCGAATGTATGATGAACTATCTGAAAATAGATGCTGCTTATCAGGCCGGTCATTTTCTCATAATCAATTATGAATCTCCCGGCGAATTGCTGAATGCAGAAACGGCTGTTTATCTGCAAGGCGGGCAGGTTAGAAGTCCGATGGGAGGGAAGTTGGCTGCGTTTGCTTCAAAACAAGGCGCTGAAAAGTTTCAGGTCGAGATGCAAGGCGAAATTCTCTCTTGGGAAGAGGTGAAACGTCTTGATTTTTAA
- a CDS encoding ABC transporter ATP-binding protein, translated as MIDIEKIEKKFGKLHVLKGVNARFESGNVISVIGPNGSGKTTLIKCILGMVVADQGKIVFNGKDIFHEFNYRNQIGYMPQIGRYPENMKIGQLFSMLKDIRQNHQGNLDEELIEEYRLAPMFEKPMRTLSGGTTQKVSAALAFLFNPAVLILDEPTAGLDPLASEILKTKIRKAKAAGKLVIITSHIMSEVEEMADKILYLFEGQVHFYKTIAELKDETGEEKLSRAIAQIMKKSAHV; from the coding sequence ATGATTGATATAGAAAAAATAGAAAAGAAATTTGGCAAGCTGCACGTTCTGAAAGGGGTAAATGCCCGTTTTGAATCAGGAAATGTCATTTCGGTCATCGGTCCGAACGGATCGGGCAAGACGACGCTGATTAAGTGCATTCTTGGAATGGTAGTGGCCGACCAAGGCAAAATTGTTTTTAACGGGAAGGATATTTTTCATGAGTTCAACTATCGAAATCAAATAGGATACATGCCTCAGATAGGGCGGTATCCTGAAAACATGAAAATTGGGCAGCTATTCTCTATGCTCAAAGACATTCGTCAAAACCATCAGGGAAACCTTGATGAGGAGCTGATTGAAGAATATCGCCTTGCTCCTATGTTTGAAAAACCGATGCGTACCCTTTCAGGAGGTACCACACAGAAAGTAAGTGCCGCACTGGCTTTCCTTTTCAATCCCGCCGTCCTGATTTTAGATGAACCCACCGCCGGGCTGGACCCTTTGGCTTCAGAAATTCTGAAAACTAAAATTAGAAAAGCAAAGGCCGCCGGTAAACTGGTCATCATCACTTCGCATATAATGAGTGAGGTAGAAGAGATGGCCGATAAAATTTTATATCTCTTTGAAGGTCAAGTTCATTTCTATAAAACGATTGCTGAACTCAAGGATGAAACCGGTGAAGAAAAATTGAGTAGAGCTATTGCACAAATCATGAAGAAAAGCGCGCATGTTTAA
- a CDS encoding PAS domain S-box protein encodes MFDTAMNKSFDNNVMMASLFENATEGIVLSNSKGEIVLVNPAAEKMFDYTKYEMIGKQIELLIPIEFHKSHQQHQKAYHHQPVNKTMGSGRELFARRKDSTIFPVEVSLSHYTMNGVVYVIAFVIDITIRKDNEEIQKQQQEELIKVSSEVKKLNAELEQKIQGRTMMLRETLTQLEKSKVELERSLEREKELNDLKTRFVSTVSHEFRTPLAAVLSSASLLSKYKKEEDQPNRERHVQRIKEGVQHLNLMLEDLLSLGKIEEGQIEAKYEWFSIELFMKEFIAEMKDLLQLGQQIKFKHTGEEKIFSDKRMLKNVLINMVSNASKFSPENSDIEISGKKSPLKMVLQIKDQGIGISKEDQTHLFERFFRAKNAENIQGTGLGLHIVSKYLELLNGEISLQSEVNSGTIFTITLPSKKVYE; translated from the coding sequence ATGTTTGACACTGCGATGAACAAGAGTTTTGATAATAATGTGATGATGGCATCGCTGTTCGAAAATGCTACCGAAGGCATTGTGCTGTCTAATAGCAAGGGTGAGATTGTTTTGGTCAATCCCGCAGCCGAAAAGATGTTTGATTATACCAAGTATGAGATGATTGGTAAGCAGATTGAGCTATTAATACCTATTGAGTTTCATAAAAGCCATCAACAACACCAGAAAGCCTATCACCATCAGCCCGTGAACAAAACGATGGGTTCGGGTAGGGAATTATTTGCTCGAAGGAAGGATTCAACCATCTTTCCGGTGGAGGTGAGCCTTAGCCATTATACGATGAATGGAGTAGTGTATGTCATTGCATTTGTCATTGACATCACGATTCGTAAAGACAATGAAGAAATCCAGAAGCAGCAGCAGGAAGAATTGATAAAGGTGAGTAGCGAGGTTAAAAAATTAAATGCGGAGTTGGAACAAAAAATTCAGGGTCGCACCATGATGCTTCGTGAAACCTTGACCCAATTAGAAAAGTCGAAAGTAGAATTGGAACGCTCGTTGGAAAGGGAAAAGGAATTAAATGATTTGAAGACGCGATTTGTCTCTACGGTTTCGCACGAATTCAGAACTCCTTTGGCAGCGGTTCTTTCTTCGGCTTCGTTGCTATCCAAATATAAGAAGGAAGAAGATCAGCCTAATCGAGAACGACATGTGCAGCGAATAAAAGAAGGGGTACAACATCTAAACCTTATGCTGGAAGATTTGTTGTCTTTAGGAAAGATTGAAGAAGGGCAGATTGAAGCTAAATATGAATGGTTTTCTATTGAGTTGTTTATGAAAGAATTTATAGCTGAAATGAAAGACCTTTTGCAATTGGGTCAGCAAATAAAATTTAAACATACCGGAGAGGAGAAGATCTTTTCAGACAAGCGCATGCTGAAAAATGTATTGATAAATATGGTTTCTAATGCGAGTAAGTTTTCGCCGGAAAATTCGGACATCGAGATATCCGGTAAGAAGAGCCCACTAAAAATGGTCTTGCAAATTAAAGACCAAGGCATTGGTATCTCTAAAGAAGATCAAACACACCTCTTTGAAAGATTTTTTAGAGCCAAAAACGCGGAGAATATTCAAGGTACCGGATTGGGACTGCATATTGTGAGTAAATATCTCGAATTACTGAACGGAGAAATAAGTTTACAAAGTGAGGTAAATTCGGGTACTATTTTTACTATTACCTTACCATCAAAAAAAGTCTATGAGTAA
- the udk gene encoding uridine kinase — translation MLIIGIAGGSGSGKTTVVQKTLKYFPLNQIAVVHMDSYYKDNIHLTLEERSLINFDHPDAIEFDLLYQHLQELKSGKSIEEPKYDFITSTRKKETVHIDPKHVIIVEGILLFTDKRLRDLCNIKVYVDAEADDRVIRIIQRDMEQRGRTVSDVLERYEVVKNMHFQFIEPTKRFADIIIPQGGQNQVAIEMLVATIQMKLQQENNL, via the coding sequence ATGTTGATTATCGGTATTGCAGGAGGTTCAGGGTCGGGAAAAACTACGGTGGTGCAGAAAACCTTGAAGTATTTCCCTCTAAATCAAATAGCGGTGGTTCACATGGACTCTTACTACAAGGACAATATTCACCTTACTTTGGAAGAGCGATCTCTGATAAATTTTGACCATCCCGATGCTATCGAATTTGATCTGCTCTATCAACATTTGCAAGAACTAAAAAGCGGAAAGTCCATTGAGGAACCGAAATATGATTTCATTACCAGCACCAGAAAAAAAGAGACCGTTCATATTGATCCCAAACATGTCATTATCGTTGAGGGGATTTTATTGTTTACCGATAAACGACTCCGCGACTTGTGCAATATCAAGGTATATGTAGATGCAGAAGCAGATGACCGGGTGATACGGATTATACAGCGCGACATGGAACAGCGGGGAAGAACAGTGAGTGATGTCCTGGAACGATATGAAGTGGTAAAAAATATGCACTTTCAATTTATTGAACCAACCAAGCGCTTTGCTGATATCATCATTCCGCAAGGAGGGCAAAACCAAGTCGCCATTGAAATGCTGGTGGCCACTATACAAATGAAACTTCAACAAGAAAATAATCTATAA
- a CDS encoding cytochrome c: protein MKKSINYLGGKTFLTILVASIFLASQGCGGGATEESKTTSESAAPAQPKDDGQGVGKFKDITLTTIDTKLAEQGKAVFEAKCVACHRVTDQKIVGPGLKGITKIRSAAWILNMITNPLEMTQKDPAAKELLAEHLTQMTFQDVSDEQAKELLEYLRMNDSEGAEQAKK from the coding sequence ATGAAAAAATCAATCAATTATCTCGGCGGAAAAACATTTCTAACCATTCTCGTAGCTTCCATATTTCTTGCATCTCAGGGTTGTGGAGGAGGAGCTACTGAAGAATCTAAAACGACTTCTGAAAGTGCGGCGCCAGCGCAGCCCAAAGACGATGGACAGGGAGTTGGGAAATTCAAGGATATTACCCTGACAACCATAGATACAAAGTTAGCAGAGCAAGGTAAGGCTGTTTTTGAAGCCAAATGTGTAGCCTGCCACAGAGTAACGGATCAAAAGATTGTAGGACCTGGTTTGAAAGGAATAACAAAGATTCGCAGTGCCGCATGGATACTTAATATGATAACCAATCCATTAGAAATGACACAGAAGGATCCGGCAGCGAAGGAGTTATTGGCTGAGCACTTAACTCAAATGACCTTTCAGGACGTGAGTGATGAGCAGGCAAAGGAATTGTTGGAATATCTACGGATGAACGACAGTGAGGGAGCAGAACAAGCTAAAAAATAA
- a CDS encoding nitrous oxide reductase family maturation protein NosD, with product MFRVILTVFSVAGFFACSFAGAITLCPQCEIKQLKTALEIAKPYDTLYIKQGIYTSINETIEKPITIIGINRPVLDGKEMDEVLVIRANHVSVIGIDVRNSKRGSMKDYAGIRVFQSSDVKILDCRLANTFFAIYLSDSKNVTVRGNRSKGANFGQSDSGNGVHLWKCDSITIEDNHLEGHRDGIYFEFAKHCLIRKNYCRNNFRYGLHFMFSDNDTYVENTFDNNGTGVAVMYSKGVHMFGNHFINNWGDASYGLLLKDISNSEIQGNTFTSNTIGVFTEGSNRIRFEKNDFLKNGYALKVMANCQQDTFWFNNFSGNTFDVGTNGNLSDNFFGYNYWDKYQGYDLDKNKIGDVPYQPISLFSVIIEQMPYAVMLLRSFTVELLDRAEKMIPSLVPETIQDKSPLMSRIPR from the coding sequence ATGTTCAGAGTTATTTTAACTGTTTTCTCAGTAGCAGGGTTTTTTGCTTGCAGTTTTGCCGGAGCGATTACGCTCTGTCCGCAATGTGAAATCAAGCAATTAAAAACAGCTTTGGAAATAGCCAAGCCTTATGATACTTTATACATCAAACAAGGAATTTACACATCCATCAATGAAACCATTGAAAAGCCCATTACGATTATCGGCATCAACCGTCCGGTGCTCGATGGAAAGGAAATGGATGAGGTTCTGGTGATCCGTGCTAACCATGTATCCGTTATAGGAATAGATGTCCGAAATTCTAAAAGAGGTAGTATGAAAGATTATGCGGGTATCCGGGTCTTTCAATCTAGCGATGTGAAAATTTTGGATTGCCGATTGGCCAATACTTTTTTTGCTATTTATCTAAGTGACTCTAAGAACGTTACCGTCAGAGGGAACCGTTCTAAGGGTGCCAACTTTGGGCAATCTGATTCAGGCAATGGTGTTCACCTTTGGAAGTGTGACAGCATCACGATTGAAGATAATCATCTTGAAGGCCATCGAGATGGTATTTACTTTGAGTTTGCCAAGCACTGTTTGATCAGAAAAAATTATTGTCGCAATAACTTTAGATACGGGTTGCATTTTATGTTTAGCGACAACGACACCTATGTAGAAAATACTTTTGACAATAACGGAACCGGTGTGGCTGTAATGTACTCTAAAGGCGTTCACATGTTCGGCAATCATTTTATCAATAATTGGGGAGATGCCTCCTATGGCTTGCTTCTAAAGGATATTAGCAACAGCGAAATTCAGGGAAATACTTTTACGAGCAACACTATTGGTGTTTTTACTGAAGGGTCTAATCGCATTCGGTTTGAAAAAAATGATTTTTTGAAGAATGGCTATGCGCTCAAGGTGATGGCCAACTGCCAGCAGGACACTTTTTGGTTTAATAATTTCTCTGGCAATACATTTGATGTAGGCACCAACGGAAACCTCAGCGATAATTTCTTCGGATATAATTATTGGGACAAATATCAGGGTTATGACCTCGACAAAAACAAAATAGGTGATGTGCCTTATCAGCCCATTAGCTTGTTTTCTGTCATTATCGAACAAATGCCTTATGCCGTTATGTTGTTGCGAAGTTTCACGGTCGAGCTATTGGATAGGGCAGAAAAAATGATTCCTTCGCTGGTGCCCGAAACAATCCAAGACAAATCTCCCCTCATGAGTAGAATTCCGAGATGA
- the nosZ gene encoding Sec-dependent nitrous-oxide reductase codes for MKQLSTFTISALVAGLFLSGAMSSCKPKKMDAAISGDAAQKVYVAPGKKDELYLFTSGGFSGQMGVYGLPSGRMLKQVPVFSQDAESGYGFSEETKPMLMTSHGYTPWDDSHHPQLSRTNGQDDGRWIFVNANNTPRIARTNLSTFHTDEIIELPNCGGNHASPFLTQNTEYVVGASRFSIPYDKDGEAPIADYKDKFKGTISYIKVDSATGRMKLNFQLLVPGVDYDLSRAGKAISHGWNFFTCYNSEKAHTLLEVNASQRDKDFILAVNWKKAEEYLAQGKAQKWPTNYAHNVFDESTQTASTEMIKEVNVMDVKDLPGICYFIPCPKSPHGCDVDPTGEYIAASGKLAAVIPVYSFTKIQKAIADKAFDGDYDGIPVIKYEAALDGEVEKPGLGPLHTEFDDKGNAYTSFFVSSEIVKWDVKTKQILDRVPTYYSIGHLCVPMGDNIKPYGKYVIALNKITKDRYLPTGPELTQSAQLYDISGAKMQLLLDFPTIGEPHYAQACPADLVLKHQIKFFKLADNNHKYATKTEKDAKVVRDGKDVHVYMTAIRSHFTPDNIEGVKVGDNVYFHVTNLEQDWDVPHGFAVKGANNAEILVLPGQTKTLKWVPDRVGVSPMYCTDFCSALHQEMQGYVRVSPAGSSTALKFSTGE; via the coding sequence ATGAAACAGTTATCAACTTTTACTATATCTGCTCTAGTGGCGGGGCTCTTTTTATCTGGAGCTATGAGCAGTTGCAAACCGAAAAAAATGGATGCCGCCATATCTGGAGATGCAGCGCAAAAGGTATATGTGGCTCCGGGGAAAAAGGATGAATTATACCTTTTTACATCGGGTGGATTTAGTGGCCAGATGGGGGTATATGGCCTTCCCTCGGGTAGAATGTTGAAACAGGTACCTGTTTTTTCACAAGATGCGGAGTCGGGTTACGGATTTAGCGAAGAGACTAAACCGATGTTGATGACCTCCCACGGATATACGCCATGGGATGATAGCCATCACCCGCAACTTTCTCGTACTAACGGACAAGATGATGGACGCTGGATATTCGTGAATGCCAATAATACTCCGCGTATCGCACGCACGAATTTAAGCACCTTTCATACTGATGAAATTATCGAGTTGCCCAATTGTGGAGGAAACCACGCATCTCCATTCTTAACTCAAAATACAGAGTATGTGGTGGGTGCCTCGAGATTTTCAATCCCTTACGATAAAGATGGAGAAGCTCCTATTGCCGACTACAAAGATAAATTCAAGGGAACCATTTCCTATATTAAAGTAGATTCTGCAACGGGAAGGATGAAACTGAATTTTCAGTTGTTAGTTCCAGGAGTTGACTACGATTTGTCAAGAGCAGGTAAAGCCATTTCACATGGTTGGAATTTTTTCACTTGCTATAATTCAGAGAAAGCGCACACGCTACTTGAAGTAAATGCCAGTCAAAGAGATAAGGACTTTATCCTTGCGGTGAATTGGAAAAAAGCAGAAGAGTATTTGGCTCAGGGCAAGGCACAAAAATGGCCAACAAACTATGCGCACAATGTGTTTGACGAATCTACCCAAACTGCTTCTACGGAAATGATAAAGGAAGTAAATGTGATGGATGTAAAGGACTTGCCTGGTATCTGCTATTTTATCCCTTGTCCGAAATCTCCGCATGGTTGTGATGTAGACCCTACCGGTGAATATATCGCTGCCTCTGGCAAATTAGCTGCCGTGATTCCCGTCTATTCATTTACTAAAATTCAGAAAGCAATTGCTGACAAGGCTTTTGACGGTGATTATGATGGAATTCCAGTTATTAAATATGAAGCTGCCTTGGATGGTGAAGTGGAGAAACCAGGTCTTGGCCCGTTACATACTGAATTTGACGATAAAGGAAATGCCTATACCTCTTTCTTTGTTTCGTCTGAGATTGTAAAGTGGGATGTTAAAACAAAACAGATATTGGATCGGGTACCTACTTACTATTCTATTGGCCACTTGTGTGTTCCAATGGGCGACAATATTAAACCTTATGGAAAGTACGTAATTGCACTGAATAAAATTACCAAAGACCGTTATCTTCCCACTGGTCCTGAACTAACTCAATCAGCTCAGTTGTATGACATCAGCGGAGCAAAAATGCAACTCCTTCTAGACTTCCCGACTATTGGCGAGCCGCACTATGCACAGGCCTGCCCTGCAGATCTTGTTCTTAAGCACCAGATTAAATTCTTTAAATTAGCCGATAACAATCACAAATACGCCACTAAAACCGAGAAAGATGCGAAAGTGGTTCGTGATGGCAAAGATGTCCATGTTTATATGACGGCGATTCGTTCTCACTTTACGCCGGATAACATTGAAGGGGTGAAAGTGGGCGATAACGTCTATTTCCACGTCACGAATTTAGAGCAAGATTGGGATGTGCCGCATGGATTCGCAGTGAAAGGTGCGAACAATGCGGAGATTCTCGTATTGCCCGGACAGACAAAAACGCTCAAGTGGGTTCCGGATCGTGTTGGAGTATCCCCTATGTATTGCACAGACTTCTGCTCCGCTTTGCACCAAGAAATGCAAGGATATGTTCGGGTTTCTCCGGCGGGCTCAAGCACCGCGTTGAAATTCTCTACCGGTGAATAA
- a CDS encoding fasciclin domain-containing protein, which yields MKKTISIFALIIALFSFNSCNTASTEQPAASSESAEAAGGGQSSVQDDQSEPDVVKIAVGSKDHTTLVAALKAAEYVDVLSNAGPFTVFAPTNEAFDKLPAGTLEGLLKPEAKKDLRNILEYHVFVGGIKTENMKDGQVLNQANLDNVTIGVKDGVYTVNGAKILASIPAANGIVHVIDAVLLPPAKAKK from the coding sequence ATGAAAAAAACAATCTCAATCTTCGCCTTAATCATCGCCCTATTCAGTTTTAATTCATGCAACACGGCAAGCACCGAGCAGCCTGCCGCTTCTTCAGAGAGTGCAGAAGCCGCAGGAGGCGGACAAAGTTCCGTGCAGGATGATCAATCAGAACCTGATGTGGTCAAAATCGCAGTAGGATCAAAGGATCACACTACCTTGGTTGCCGCATTGAAAGCCGCAGAGTATGTGGATGTTCTCTCCAATGCCGGACCTTTCACGGTTTTTGCACCAACCAATGAGGCCTTTGACAAACTACCGGCTGGAACTTTAGAAGGACTTCTTAAACCAGAAGCAAAAAAGGATTTACGGAATATTCTGGAATACCATGTTTTTGTAGGCGGTATCAAAACCGAAAACATGAAGGACGGTCAAGTGCTGAATCAGGCAAATCTCGATAACGTTACTATTGGAGTGAAGGACGGAGTTTACACCGTAAATGGTGCAAAAATCTTAGCTTCTATACCTGCAGCTAATGGAATCGTTCACGTGATAGATGCCGTTTTACTGCCACCGGCAAAAGCAAAAAAATAA
- a CDS encoding M48 family metalloprotease, whose amino-acid sequence MKKQVSTLSFVLIVFLSVLSFTSCKKSDLNLFTIDDDKTFGLQMEAEIASKPSEYPLLDKTAYPASYAYLESMKSNILNSGKLDYASDFAWKLYIIRDDAVQNAFCTPGGYIYIYTGLIKYLDNASSLAGVMGHEMAHADQRHSTRQMTEQFGITTLLEIVLGQNQNALSDIAAQLSVLAFSRADETDADKHSVKYLCPTLYRSDGAADFFQKIINSGASSPPAFLSTHPNPDNRVANIQKEKTDLGCASTPSNQLDITDYASFKASLP is encoded by the coding sequence ATGAAAAAACAGGTATCCACTTTATCCTTTGTCCTAATAGTTTTCCTCAGCGTTTTATCCTTTACTTCTTGCAAGAAAAGCGACTTGAATCTGTTTACTATTGACGATGACAAAACCTTTGGTTTGCAAATGGAAGCAGAAATAGCCAGCAAACCCTCCGAGTATCCGCTGCTCGACAAAACGGCCTATCCCGCTTCCTATGCCTATCTGGAAAGTATGAAGAGCAATATTCTGAATTCGGGTAAATTGGACTATGCATCTGATTTTGCTTGGAAACTATATATCATTCGCGATGATGCGGTTCAAAATGCTTTCTGTACACCCGGAGGCTACATCTATATCTATACGGGCTTGATAAAATATCTCGACAATGCATCATCTCTAGCCGGTGTGATGGGACATGAGATGGCCCACGCTGACCAACGCCACTCTACCCGACAGATGACGGAACAATTTGGTATTACCACTCTTTTAGAAATTGTGCTGGGCCAAAACCAAAATGCCTTGTCCGATATTGCGGCACAACTTTCTGTGCTTGCTTTCAGCCGTGCAGACGAAACCGATGCAGACAAACATTCGGTAAAATATTTGTGCCCAACGCTCTACCGCTCGGATGGCGCGGCGGATTTTTTTCAGAAGATTATTAACTCAGGTGCCAGTTCGCCACCGGCGTTCCTTAGTACCCATCCTAACCCGGATAATCGGGTAGCCAATATCCAGAAGGAGAAAACAGACTTGGGTTGTGCAAGTACACCATCCAATCAGTTAGATATAACAGATTATGCTTCGTTTAAAGCCAGTTTGCCTTAG